The genomic window CTAGTTCGACTAAACCTGTCAGACGGGGAGACGCGCACTTCGACTATTCTGCAGGAGTCAGGGTCGATGGGACGACCACGTCTTCTAATCTCACCAGACTACATCACCAATCTCCTGGACATGAACTTTTCCCAAACATTGCTTGCATGCTTGGAGTAAGTACACGCACAGTTTTCAGACGAATGGCTGAATGTAACCTCTCCATTCTGGCGCGATATAGCACTCTCACGGACGAAGAGTTAGATGATTGTGTGACAGATGTAAAGCAACACATGCCTCAGTACAATATAGTCATCTTTGGGGTGTGGATGGCTTTTCACGCAAGGTAGTGTCCACTATTAACTATTTTTTGACTTCTCTATATTCTATTCACTAACCATCCGGCAAATAATTTCCTCTGTTTAATAGATAATGTATCTTGGAGCTTCATCTAATAACCTTGCTAAAACCACCTTGGATTTTTTTCAAGAAGCAGCGGAGACATTTGGCTTCCCTCTCAGGTAGACCTGATCTAGAGTAAGATCTCCTCATaatattcagttcagttcaagttCAATAAATGAAATGATCGACACTCTTAAGACCAAACAGTGGCGCTGACATATGTTATGATATTCCAGTAAAAGTTGCTTTCAGTTTTAACAGCTCAAAATTTATTTTAGTCTAGCACTAGCTTAAGCTGTAAAACAGGAGCTTATGTCTATGAATTTTGCTTTGAGTAATTTAACATTTCTGAGAAATGCGTTTCAATCTCATTGCTTAAACATCCATGTTCTTAGGGTACGAGGAGATCAGGGTGTCGAAAATGTGGACGTGGCTCGCCTGATGTTCACAGTTCGTGAGACAGAAAGAGGAAGCTTTATTTCAGGAAAGAGCGTCCACAATCAGCGGTGagttaaatagttttttgttgaaaatcaattttattattattacccacTTCTATGATTTATCAACCAGTACATAACATCTGCCTAAAAATGTTAGATTTAACTGACATATTACTTTTCTTTTCAGTATAGAGAGGTTGTGGAGAGACGTCTGGTCATCAGTGACAAATGTCTACTACGATGTTCTGCATGCTTTGGAAGAAGGTGGCCACCTTAATATTTCTGACCTTACTCATCTGTTCTGTTGCCACTGTGTATTTCTCCCACGGCTTCAAGATGATCTCAACCTATTCCGAAACACCTGGGACAATCACCCAATATGCACAGAGGGTAATATGTCTCCTAACCAGCTGTGGGTGATGGGAAGTGTCCGCAATGCTGTACCTGAGCCTGACATAGAGCTATGTTTGTGGATTTTGACAGTAAAAACTTTTGAGTAATCACACTGTATTCAATACAAGATATTACAACTTTATACTGTATTGATGAAACTTTATTCTATGTTCAGAACTGTAATTGGTATCTCATTTGTGACATAAAATGCTGTGTTATTGTTTGAAGGGATTCAGCACACCACAGATAGACTGGGAGAGTAGTGGACTGATGTTGATGCACATTCCAGCATTGTTGTGCCTCAAACCCAATGTCCCCTGACTGATGAGCGAATAGAAGCACTCAGAGAAAATGTTGACCCCAAAGGACCTTCACAGACTTTTGGCTGGGACATCTATCTAGCTGCACTTCATTTTTGCCAATCGATTATGGAATAAATGTGATTGTCATCTTTAGCCTTAAAGAGGCAGACTTCTAGCAGAAGCAATTAAGAAAGAATTAATATTTGTACTCAATACGTTAaagtatctgaataaaaaaaacctgtatgtaagaatgttgtttttgtttaatttgcacTTGTTTAATTTGACACTTCCATCAGTTAGTCATAAGCACAGTGgattatggatttttttattcaagAATAGACTTATTTTGAATATCTGTACTTCCATTGAAcatgtttaaatatacattttgcataaattctaatactttaaaagaataaagtACTTAATGATATTTAGCAAATTCCGACAAGCTATGGAACAACAATGTCTATAGCACTGCATGAGCCCATGCATGAAAAAAACCATTGTGGAACGATACAAGTTGACAGTATAAGTGACTGTGTGTACAGAACATTAACCAATTACTTAATGTACTATATCTTATCGCATCGTATCAAAAAAATAGCAACATGATCAACAAGCATCATGTACAAAGcaatcccaaaaatgaaaaagaaaaaaacctgtaAGCTGGGTTTGAACAAAGCATTGGTCCTAAGTGCAGTAACAGCATTTAATAAAAGTGTGTATCActgtgtaacaaatgtaacatgtGCATGTGTCTAAAAACTACACAGGGCCAAAACCATACTTGCAAGTGCCAATGCACATCATCAAGTCCTTGTTGAAGGACTGGAAACTGTTGTAGTGCCCTGGGAGCCGGAGAACACAGAAGCAGCTAGAGGATTTTGGGAGATCACTTTTCACAATTTCCACAGCCATATTTGCCTCCATCTGCTCCCATCCGACCCAGAACTTCAGAAGGTTTTTTAAGTCCTTGCTGGATGCTGAAATAACAGAAATTATAGaatttcaccctaaaattatAATTGTCTTATTGTTTACTCCTTCAGAAAATCAAACTCTAGTCTTTCCCTTGTGATATTTGTGATTAGATTCATATAATGGAATTTCAGAGGGTTTAAAGATGGGGTagcattttataataactttaataaatccttaataagcattatataatgatCAAATCATGAGAACATACATAGCTATAAATATGAGATGTGCTTGTTAAAAGGATCGTTCACCCCTGAATTCAAACTGGTCTTAGAAGCCCTTGAACTAAACTGCTTTATTCCTTGGATTGGTTTTACGATCGCTAGAAACTTTTTGAAGCATCTAATTGATAGTTGTATAGATGTCAACAGAGGCACAGAAATCTTTCAGATGTCATCAAaaagatcttcatttgtgtttcgaaTATGAACTGCAGTTTTATGGGTGTGGaacgagggtgagtaatgacacaattttacacaaaaattcttGAAAATCTACAAATGTCATCAAACTCCAGTTCATATATTCAGTAatgcacttttttacatttacaaatgtacaaatgcaaAAAGGAAATGTAGCTATGAGTGATCTGGATGTTTAAGAGAAAAATGTAAGAATATAAGAATGAACAagtcacactttatattaggtgtctTAAACTACTTGCGTCAAAAAATATtatgtacaatgtacttattatgtTCATCTTCTATTGCAAACACACgagctgctattgaggtgggatacgggttagggacaggtttgctGGTATGGGTAGCTTTAAGGGTTGGTAAAGGAGTCTAATCTTAACTAACCACCCTTTACACAAGTATTGTTTCATTAGCGTTAACTCCAACACACACAAAGgtagtaaatgattaataataaacatttacaaattatgaatattttcaACTTCATATCGGGCacagcaaaaacaataatttaatgattGGTAAAAAAAAACCATACACACCACAACAAAAGATGAGCaaacatattaaattaatgaCCTTATAGGCTGTGATTATGaattaatatgttatttaaattgcATAATCATATAAATTCcaagtttaatgacatttgtaagcaCTTTGATTTACAGTAAATAATCTGTTAATCTTTATGTAACTAGTTCATAAGCAATcattaacaagcacattatctCACATAGCTATGtggatatactgtacagtatattaaaggggtcctattatgcttttccactttttcaactttagttagtgtgtaatgttgctgtttgggGATAAAAAAAGCCTTGCCTCCACTCACCTGCTAGCCATTATTAGCATTGAGAAAAAATGAGACATGGAAGACTAGCTTCTTACATTAGGCTTTTTACACTTGTACTTCAACTgctgtttaaaacaaaaactgtgtaagAATGTTGACAATGCACATACCTGTCTCAATGAACTGCTTTAAATACCCTGTGATCCGTTCCTTTATATCAGCTGAGTATTCTTCATCATCTTCGTCATCACTCTCTCTAGGACAGGAGATGTGTGAAAGCAGCATCTAAACAAGAGACAGAACGAGAGTCTATAATCAGtcatgtattcatgtttgccaaaAAATGGCTATTGATATCATGTTTAAGGGAAAAACTATTTGTAGTCCTCTTCTGGAGAAGAAAGCCTTACCTCAGGAGTGCATGAGTCCTCCGATTCCTTGGGAAAGAATACCACATCCTTCCTCTCAGTTAGACGAGGCCAAACACAAGTGTCTTTCAGTCCTCGTTTCAGTTGCTTGATTTGGCGTACTCTTCTCCCGAGAACCtacaaaatacaaagaaatggtaAAAAATGTATTAGATGATTAAAATTTCAACACAGACAGAACATACTAACAAGgtttttgataaaaattaaaagatcatatatatacacacacacacacaatctaaacattaaattagtaaaaaactAGTATACACCTGTGTAACAGTGCCATTAGAAgcataatacaaaatgcattaccatgtattcaattaaaatgtgaaatgtatagAAATGAGGGTAGTGGATACGATCCACAAATGTTAGTTACCGCATGTGACAGCAGACGTTCGTAAAGCCACCTTCTGTTTTCTTCTGTTGGACCAGGAAGATCCCAAGACAAACAAAGATCCAGGACTTTACTAGACTGGTCCTCATTCAATGGAGACTGTCCACTGagctaaaaatacaaatatttgtaacaCACATACATACCAGCAACAACATTACATTCCAAATAGGTCaaaccattttccaaaccattttcaaataaataaataaataaacacacacacacacacacacacacaccaagttgATGGTCTCCCGTATGTCAACATCTGGGCAGTCCTCCAGTTGCAAAGTGGCAGTATCTTGAGAGCCTTGAAGTAGAACATGAACAAAAGCTCTGCTGAGCCCTGCGAGACATGGGCCGCCGTGCGGAAAAGAATGACCTAGCATTCTCCCCGCTACTAGGAAGAGGTCACTTTCAATGAGGAATTGTGAGGATGAGGGCACCAAGTGGTCTGGCTGTCCCTCAAAGAGGCAAGTAACTCCTGTGTTTCCTGTTAATTCAATTGCAAATCAGCTTTAGTAAATCCcatcaaaataactaattcaaaaaatttacatttttcagtgcAACTAATTAACTGCATACCCAAGTTCAAACTGAAACCATACTTCAGTTTTTCAAGAATTGTAGAAAAAAAGTGTCTGGTGACTCCATCACCAACTGCAGCATCCCCTAAAatcaatgaaaatacagttatt from Carassius auratus strain Wakin unplaced genomic scaffold, ASM336829v1 scaf_tig00217421, whole genome shotgun sequence includes these protein-coding regions:
- the LOC113100942 gene encoding uncharacterized protein LOC113100942 codes for the protein MCMDLRTCAEEQERQLINFYKQRNVEWACPVKCPLEGDAAVGDGVTRHFFSTILEKLKYGFSLNLGNTGVTCLFEGQPDHLVPSSSQFLIESDLFLVAGRMLGHSFPHGGPCLAGLSRAFVHVLLQGSQDTATLQLEDCPDVDIRETINLLSGQSPLNEDQSSKVLDLCLSWDLPGPTEENRRWLYERLLSHAVLGRRVRQIKQLKRGLKDTCVWPRLTERKDVVFFPKESEDSCTPEMLLSHISCPRESDDEDDEEYSADIKERITGYLKQFIETASSKDLKNLLKFWVGWEQMEANMAVEIVKSDLPKSSSCFCVLRLPGHYNSFQSFNKDLMMCIGTCKYGFGPV